The following is a genomic window from Sphingobacterium spiritivorum.
TTCCGCTCAAAACGATTATTGCTGGGTGGTTGTCGGTTTTGACGGTTCCGTAATTACATATGAACGTAATATAAAATGGGATAACAGTAAAAATGCACGGATTACCGAAAAATGGTTACACGATGACAGGTTGATCCATACTTCTAGAGATACAATGACAGATGAGCAGGTACTAAAGACGCTTGTGGAAGAAACATTTGCAAATGCAGCTTTGAATAAACTCAATGTGGAAGAAATGTCCAGAGGTTTTCATCCAGACTTTGCTATCCTTATAGCGAAGGACAACAGTCTTTTTCGTCTGCCTCTGCAGGACTGGATGAAAGTCGTAAAAGCGTATAAAAATACTCCGGATAAAAGGAAATCTGGAATCAGAAATCTGGATTATGCTATTGAAATAATGGAAGTTACAGGAAATGCGGCGATAGTGAAAACACAGTTTTTTCGGGATAAAAAATTGATTATTACAGACTATCTGTCCTATATAAAATATCATGATGGCTGGAAAGCTGTTGCTAAAGTATCGAACGAACATATTG
Proteins encoded in this region:
- a CDS encoding nuclear transport factor 2 family protein; protein product: MITTTNARNVTLKTGYRLSEKEIRTYLEELEKVIRIPDGYSFHTVKNVKSNDVEAYLFRFEKPENKGLQGEHFSFLISKKDKQILGFSTMDKKYSNVHMLSESETERIAMEFLFKLDKTLAANLKNLWIERHDEVILIDGEKTAVAGMKYKCYYSAQNDYCWVVVGFDGSVITYERNIKWDNSKNARITEKWLHDDRLIHTSRDTMTDEQVLKTLVEETFANAALNKLNVEEMSRGFHPDFAILIAKDNSLFRLPLQDWMKVVKAYKNTPDKRKSGIRNLDYAIEIMEVTGNAAIVKTQFFRDKKLIITDYLSYIKYHDGWKAVAKVSNEHIVNPLQLDL